In one window of Paenarthrobacter nicotinovorans DNA:
- a CDS encoding GAF domain-containing sensor histidine kinase, whose protein sequence is MTEIQGRLAFTTDFGRDMELQEYGLDPAVDSVLLPNAAVMSALQNLVRLATELCGAPFGVVNIISAKYQHQIGAWGVEPGVCSREDSMCAKVFLSRERTVVADASRDPRFADNPFVTGEIGNVRFYASVPLQTESGFVPGTLCVFSDETKELSQEQLGMLEVLAKQVVELLELQHRTAQLDRTYSELRASNAKLAGFAGRVSHDLRIPLTTILGYVELVEDDPDIEPNSPAARYLDRIGASGRRMLGMLEDVLSYSRVGGGIQPARVSLLEVTQEVVRDLGIENDGIVDVQDITVHADRGQLRTLLQNLLSNAMNYRSPERDPRVSISGVSNYHGATVYIADNGKGIKPEDRHKVLEPLVRLRREGDGPGSGLGLATCSSIAKAHGGDLSIAETPGGGTTIAVSFPAGT, encoded by the coding sequence CCGGCAGTGGATTCCGTCCTCCTTCCCAACGCCGCAGTCATGAGCGCCCTGCAAAACCTTGTACGGCTCGCCACTGAGCTTTGCGGTGCCCCGTTTGGGGTAGTCAATATCATCAGCGCCAAATACCAGCACCAAATCGGGGCCTGGGGCGTGGAGCCCGGTGTCTGTTCCCGGGAGGACTCGATGTGCGCCAAGGTCTTCCTCTCCCGGGAGCGGACGGTGGTGGCAGACGCTTCCCGGGATCCACGCTTTGCCGACAACCCTTTTGTCACGGGAGAAATAGGCAACGTCCGCTTCTACGCGTCGGTGCCGCTGCAAACCGAATCGGGCTTCGTGCCGGGAACCTTGTGTGTTTTCTCGGACGAGACCAAGGAACTGAGCCAGGAACAGCTCGGGATGTTGGAGGTTCTGGCCAAGCAGGTGGTTGAGCTCCTGGAACTTCAGCACCGTACCGCCCAGCTGGACCGCACCTATTCCGAGCTCAGGGCAAGCAACGCCAAGCTCGCAGGATTCGCCGGACGGGTAAGCCATGACCTGCGCATCCCCCTGACCACCATCCTCGGATACGTCGAACTGGTGGAGGACGACCCCGACATTGAGCCCAACAGCCCCGCTGCACGGTACCTGGACCGCATTGGCGCCAGCGGGCGGCGGATGCTGGGGATGCTGGAAGACGTCCTCAGCTACTCACGCGTCGGTGGCGGCATCCAGCCTGCCCGCGTCTCGCTGCTCGAGGTCACCCAAGAGGTGGTGAGGGATCTTGGAATAGAGAACGACGGAATCGTTGACGTCCAGGACATCACTGTGCACGCGGACCGTGGGCAGCTGCGGACACTCCTGCAGAACCTGCTGTCCAACGCCATGAACTACCGCAGCCCCGAGCGGGATCCCAGGGTCAGCATCAGCGGTGTTTCCAATTACCATGGCGCAACCGTCTACATCGCGGACAACGGCAAGGGCATCAAACCCGAGGACCGCCACAAAGTTCTGGAACCCCTGGTGCGGCTGCGCCGGGAAGGCGACGGCCCGGGTTCCGGGCTGGGCCTGGCAACCTGCAGCAGCATCGCGAAAGCCCACGGCGGCGACCTCAGCATCGCCGAAACCCCCGGCGGCGGCACCACTATTGCGGTGAGTTTTCCGGCCGGGACGTAG
- a CDS encoding serine/threonine-protein kinase, whose translation MGYNEITVGAGAPDSVNGTETSGALDGRYQLGPLLGRGAMSTVHQATDLVLGREVAVKIFLPGSGDESFRTRQETEMRLLAAFDHPGLVAAFDAGVDTRNDEERAYLVMELAQGRDLRALLADGPLTVPETARIGIRIAGALSQVHEHGVIHRDIKPANILVSDDDGLAQSVKLADFGVALVMNDNRLTATGFTVGTAQYLSPEQAQGLHLTPKSDIYSLGLVLLECLTGHAEYPGTPVETASARLHRAPQIPLELPAPLRSLLEAMTDMDPEKRPAAQDVEQALSEEGVQSGRRTAILPPVPQRTPLQAPTALTPNAGGLATRPAAIRPRNRKPATVAGIRDFSKRRPKTARGVAAAAVAIPLALLVLSQGLSSAGNTADPSQPSDNGVSQADPQPSSPILPVPAAPSPSAVVPAEVVNVPVTSVPEQAPEPVVQGIPVQDLPVQAPSGQSPADMNGADIAKTKSDGKSDKKPGKDKAAK comes from the coding sequence GTGGGCTACAACGAAATAACCGTGGGCGCTGGCGCCCCCGATTCCGTGAACGGCACGGAAACAAGCGGCGCACTCGACGGCCGCTACCAACTTGGACCCCTCCTGGGCCGCGGCGCGATGTCCACTGTCCATCAGGCGACTGACCTGGTCCTCGGCCGTGAGGTTGCTGTGAAGATCTTCCTCCCCGGCTCCGGCGACGAATCGTTCCGCACCCGCCAGGAAACCGAAATGCGCCTCCTCGCTGCCTTCGACCATCCCGGACTGGTGGCAGCCTTTGACGCGGGCGTCGATACGCGCAACGACGAAGAACGTGCCTACCTGGTCATGGAACTCGCCCAAGGGCGGGACCTGCGCGCCCTCCTGGCCGACGGGCCGCTCACTGTTCCCGAAACCGCGCGGATCGGGATCCGGATCGCCGGAGCCTTGTCCCAGGTCCACGAACACGGCGTCATCCACCGTGACATCAAGCCGGCCAACATCCTGGTGTCCGACGACGACGGGCTGGCTCAGTCGGTGAAGCTGGCGGACTTTGGGGTCGCCCTGGTGATGAACGATAACCGCCTCACCGCGACCGGATTCACCGTTGGCACGGCGCAGTACCTCAGCCCGGAGCAGGCGCAGGGCCTGCACCTGACGCCAAAAAGCGACATCTACTCGCTGGGCCTGGTGCTCCTGGAATGCCTGACAGGTCATGCGGAGTATCCGGGTACGCCGGTGGAGACAGCCTCGGCGCGTCTTCATAGAGCCCCGCAGATTCCGCTGGAACTGCCTGCTCCGCTGCGCTCCCTCCTGGAGGCGATGACGGACATGGACCCGGAAAAACGACCCGCGGCCCAGGACGTGGAGCAAGCGCTGTCGGAGGAGGGTGTCCAATCAGGGCGCAGGACTGCGATCCTTCCGCCCGTCCCGCAGCGGACTCCGCTTCAGGCGCCGACGGCGTTGACGCCCAATGCGGGTGGCCTTGCCACCCGACCGGCGGCTATCCGGCCGCGGAACAGGAAGCCGGCGACGGTTGCCGGAATCCGTGACTTCAGTAAACGGCGGCCCAAGACCGCACGGGGTGTGGCAGCTGCAGCAGTGGCCATTCCCCTCGCCCTGCTGGTGCTTTCCCAAGGGCTGTCCTCGGCCGGCAATACAGCCGACCCGTCCCAGCCTTCCGATAACGGTGTGTCGCAGGCCGATCCGCAACCTTCCTCGCCGATCCTTCCGGTGCCGGCAGCTCCTTCGCCCTCCGCGGTTGTGCCGGCGGAAGTAGTCAACGTGCCAGTGACATCGGTGCCGGAGCAAGCCCCGGAACCGGTGGTGCAGGGCATCCCCGTTCAGGACCTCCCCGTCCAGGCCCCCTCAGGCCAGTCTCCGGCAGATATGAACGGCGCGGACATTGCCAAGACCAAGAGCGATGGCAAGAGCGACAAGAAGCCTGGGAAAGACAAGGCCGCAAAGTAG
- a CDS encoding histidine phosphatase family protein, giving the protein MGSMTLTTFALVRHGQTDWNAERRLQGATDIPLNDVGRGQARDAVAFLSGQQWDTVVSSPLSRAAETAEIIANGLGLSVARLVPDLTERSFGPAEGLQAGPELEALRIPGGFRGGESDDDAAARGIAALESLAQEFAGKRVLVVAHGTLIRLTLSRAIGRTLDSVQNAVLNLAHHHPVDGWQLEYFNGERIAADVQA; this is encoded by the coding sequence ATGGGAAGCATGACCCTCACAACTTTCGCCCTCGTCCGCCATGGCCAGACCGACTGGAACGCGGAGCGCCGGTTGCAGGGAGCCACTGACATCCCCTTGAACGACGTCGGGCGCGGCCAGGCGCGCGACGCCGTCGCCTTCCTGTCCGGCCAGCAATGGGACACGGTAGTGTCCTCGCCGCTGAGCCGGGCGGCAGAAACGGCGGAAATCATCGCCAACGGACTAGGACTCTCCGTGGCCCGGCTGGTGCCGGACCTCACTGAGCGCAGCTTTGGGCCGGCGGAAGGTTTGCAGGCCGGACCGGAACTGGAGGCCTTGCGCATCCCCGGCGGTTTCCGCGGTGGCGAAAGTGACGACGACGCTGCCGCGCGCGGCATTGCTGCGCTGGAGTCCCTGGCCCAGGAGTTCGCAGGCAAGCGCGTTCTGGTGGTTGCCCACGGCACGCTGATCCGGCTGACGTTGAGCCGCGCGATTGGCCGCACCCTGGACAGTGTCCAGAACGCTGTGTTGAACCTCGCCCACCATCACCCTGTTGACGGCTGGCAGCTTGAGTACTTCAACGGCGAGCGCATCGCGGCAGACGTTCAGGCCTGA